Proteins encoded in a region of the Deltaproteobacteria bacterium genome:
- a CDS encoding isoprenyl transferase: MNHEVKSSELPRHVAIIMDGNGRWARGKGLRRIRGHREGARSVREVVRTSREIGIQFLTLYAFSEENWQRPKTEVSALMHLLGQYLDEEKQEMIEKEIRFNVIGNVEKLPKGIRGKIVDVEEVTQNNGRMVLNLALSYGGRSEIVRAARILARRCMEGGLDPDDIDEVLFGEQLYTAGQPDPDLLIRTSGELRISNFLLWQISYTELVMTPVLWPDFRREQFMDAISEYQRRRRRFGRTDEQVRRQNLLG; this comes from the coding sequence TTGAATCACGAAGTCAAATCATCCGAATTGCCCAGGCATGTGGCCATCATCATGGACGGCAACGGCCGGTGGGCTCGCGGAAAGGGACTCAGACGAATCCGGGGCCACCGAGAAGGCGCCAGATCCGTTCGCGAAGTTGTCCGAACCAGCCGAGAAATCGGCATACAGTTTCTGACGCTCTACGCCTTTTCAGAGGAAAACTGGCAGCGACCCAAAACCGAGGTCAGTGCCTTGATGCATCTCCTTGGCCAATATTTGGATGAGGAGAAGCAGGAGATGATCGAGAAGGAGATCCGGTTTAACGTGATCGGCAACGTGGAGAAACTTCCAAAGGGGATTCGGGGCAAGATTGTCGATGTAGAAGAAGTCACGCAGAATAATGGCCGGATGGTCTTGAATCTGGCGCTCAGTTACGGAGGTAGATCGGAAATCGTACGAGCGGCGCGAATCCTGGCTAGAAGATGCATGGAAGGCGGATTGGATCCGGATGACATCGATGAAGTACTGTTCGGAGAACAACTCTATACAGCCGGGCAACCGGACCCGGACCTTCTGATCCGAACCAGCGGTGAGCTGCGAATCAGTAATTTTCTTCTGTGGCAGATCTCGTACACGGAGTTGGTGATGACCCCTGTTTTGTGGCCGGATTTTCGTCGCGAACAATTTATGGACGCTATTTCCGAGTACCAACGCAGGCGAAGAAGATTCGGCAGAACGGATGAACAGGTTCGCCGGCAGAACCTGCTCGGCTGA